The nucleotide sequence GCGCCATTCGGGCGGCGTGAGGTGCTCGCCCGACGCGTAACCGGCGTTGATCTCGAACGCGTTGTGCACGAGGATGTTGCCGCCCGGAACGTCCACGTTGCCGCACAAGGCCATGAGGTCGCAGCCTGCAAGGCACAAGGCCATTGCCGAAACTTGCTGGTCGAACGCGAGGCCCCACTGGATGGCACCCGGCTCGGCCCGCGCGTACAAACGCGCCGAATCACGGATGTCGTCGGGATTCAAATCGCAAATCGCCGCCGCCCATTCGGGCGTCGTCTCGCGCACCGACTCGACAAGCTCGTCGAAGCCGGAGCACCAGGCTTCGACATGCTCCTTGTCGTACAGCTCCTCCCCGATGATGACGTTCAGCCAAGCGCAGGCAAGAGCGGCATCGGTTCCAGGTCGTATCTGCAGCCAATGCTCGGCGCGCACGCCCCACCACGTCAGCCTCGGGTCGATGGAGATGATCTTCGTCCCCATCTGCACGCACTGCACCAGCCAGTGGCCCACGTAGCCGTCAGCGTTCGACGCAAGCGGCTCGTTGCCCCACACCACCAGCACCTCCGGCGGTACCCACTCGGCGTTGCCGTAGCGGTCCGCATGCGTCTCGGACGCGTCCACGATGGGGAAGTCGCCGAAAGGCGCGATGCTGCCGCAGATGCGCGGCATGTAGCAGGAAAAGCCGGTAAAGCCGAAGGTCGAGATGTTGGGCGTCTTCAGGCCTGCTTGGCCGAAGAACGGCACTTGCCAGTTGATGTTGCGCCCGGTTCCGTGCACGCAGATGATGGCGTTGCCGCCGTCCGTCTCCCAAATGCCCCTCACCCGTTCCTCGATCTCGTCGTATGCCTCGTCCCACGAGATGCGCTCCCACTTGTTCTCGCCGCGCTCTCCGGCGCGCCTCATGGGGTACTTCAGGCGGTCGGGATGGTTCAGGGACTCGTCGAGCGTCAGGCATTTGATGCAGAGCTTGCCGTTCGTGCACGGATCCAGCGGATCGCCCTCCACGCGCCTTACCTTGCCATCTTTTTCGTAAAGCAGGATCCCGCACGAGGTATGGCAGCCCGGAGGCGAGTAGTGGTACGTGCGCGTGACGGTGTAGCCGTCCTCCTCCCAGCGCCATTCCCCCTCATGATAGGCAGCGCGATCAACACCATCAAGAAATTCCTGGTAATCAGCCAATGTTCTCTCCTTTCCTTGTAGCCGCATCGCAATCGAAGCTTTGAGGCGCGCCCGTTACTCCCACTGCGCCCGCAGCTTCTTCTTTTGGGTGAGGGCTATGCCCACCAGCACCGCGCAAGCGGCCAGAATGGCAATCCCCGCGAAGAACGAGCCGATGTAGCTGCCTGTGAGATCGAAGCAGGCCCCCACTGCGGCAGCTCCGAAGCAGCCGATGATCCCCGACATGCGCGAGTACGACAGTATCTGCGCGAAGTACTTTTTCCCGAACAACTCCGATATGAGCGTCGGAACCGAGATGGTGATGATGACCGAGTTCATGCCGAACACGAAAGCGCATGCCATGAGCGGCACCTCGGCCTGCAAGAACGAGAAGCCGAGCAACGAGGCAGCCGTCACCCCCAAGGTGATGTACGTGGATGCGGCAACGCCTATCTTGTCGGTAACCCACCCCATGACCAGCGTGGCCACGCTGTAGCCGAGCTGGGCCATCGACAGTATGCCGGCACCGAACGCAGCCGAGTACCCGATGGACTCGGCGAATCCCGGCAGGTGATTGTTGTATCCGCTGAACAGAGCCTCGATGCCTGCATACAGGAACACGCAGACGAAGGCCAGCGTGACGATCGCCTTACGGGCGGGCATGCCCTTCTCCGATGCCCGGGTCTCGGCCATCGCCTCGCCCTGTTCCGCGCCGTAAGGCCGCAGGCCCATATCGGAGGGATGGAGGCGGAATACGAACAACGTGAACGGGAGGACGATGACGCACATGGCCAACGCGATGCTGGGGTAGGCCATGCGCCAGCCTACGGTCTCTATCAGGAAATTGCCGAATATCGGGAAGAAGAACCCGCCGATGCCCGACCCGCACATGGCGATGCCGAGCGCGGTACCGCGCTTGGCCACGAACCAGTTCTCGATGAGAACCGTCGAGGCCACAACGAACACGAGGGCGCCCGCGACGCCGAGGACGACGCCTGCCGCATACCACTGCCAAAGCTCGTTCATAATACCCATCGCAGCCTCGGTGGCCGCCAGCACCAGAAAGCACGTTGTCAGGAACACGCGAAAATCCCATTTCGGAAGGTATTTCGCAACCAGCGGATACGTGGCCGTCGTGGCAATGAAGTAGAACGTGAGGTACAGCGCAAGCGCACCGCGATCGAACCCCAGCTCGTTGCAGACGGGCACGATGAAAATCCCGCCCGCGTTCATGATGGCCCCCAAAGCCCCGGCCTGAAGAAAGAAGCACCCGATCATCACCCACCATGCATAATGGACGCCCTGCGATTTCTCCGACACGGAAAACACCTCCTAGAAGGCAGCCTTTCCGCCTAGCTAGGCGGAAAGGCTGCTGAATCGATTGTCCGTCACGCCTCCCAGTGCGCCTCCCTGACCTTCTTGGCAGGGACGAACGACAACAGGATGATGGCAATGGCAACGACTGCGATTACCGCTCCGACCAGGAACGAGCCGCTATAGGTTTTCGTCATGTCGAAGATGATGCCGATGACCGGGGCGCCCATGGACCCGCACAGCCCCACGCCCATCATGCAGTAGGACAAGATCTTATCGTAGGCCTTCATGCCGAAGTGCTCGCGTGCCAGCATCGGCACCGAGATGGTGACGATGGCGTTGTTCATGCCGAAGAAGAATGCCGTGACCATGAGGGCGAGCTCGGTAGAGGCCATGGAGAAGCTCACATAGCAGACGATCAGGATGGCGTAAAGAATGACCGTGAGCCAGCGCACGCCGATCTTGTCGACCAGGATGCCGCCGACGAGCGAGGCGATGATATAGCCGACCTGCAACGCGATCATGAGCGTCGATGAGAAGATGAGCGCCTCGGGGCCGAGCACCTCCACGGCGTTGGCCTGCACGAAGGAGTTGAAGCTGCCCGGGAAGGCCGACAGCATGCAACCTAGGAACAGCAGGACGAAGGCGAGCGTCGGCAGCGCGAACTTCAAGGGCACGCCCGGCAGGCTCTTGGACTCGCCCATCTCGTCTTCTTCGGCACCGAACGCATGGAGCCCAATCTTCGCCGGATCCTCGCAGAACACCGTGAGCGAGAAGAAGAGGATGCACAGCAGCAGGATGGCGTTCAGGTAATAGGCGCTCTGCCACCCCATGACCGTGGACAGCGACGTGAACACCAACGGGAAGAGGGCGCCTCCGACGCCGGACATCAGCTGCGCGATGCCCAGGTAGCGCCCGAGCACCTTCTTGCCGAACCAGGCCCCCATGAGCAGCGGCGTGGCGTACAGGAAGTACATGCCGCCCGTCAAGCCCATAACCGCGCCTATGGCCATGAACTGCCATGTCCAGCTTGCGTCGGCGAACGTGAACGCGACGACGCACAGGGCGGTGACGACGACGTCGAGGGAGATGACTATCCTCGCCCCGAACTTGGGGATGAGTATCCCCGCGAAGAACGTGCCGAACAGCGCGGCTATGCCGTAGCAGGTGATCCACATGGCGAACACGCCCATATCCACGCCTACGGCAGCGGGGACGATGGCAAAGAACGCTGATGACGAGTTGAGCACGGTCCCCAAGCCGCACGCCTGCATGACGCAGCAGCCCACGAACACGAGCATGGCCCTTTTCTTGCTGCGCGCATCTATATCGGTAGACATAACGATATCCTCCTTAAAGCTTGACATTCCCCTGTTTCGGTAGGCCCGGCACGGCACCTCCTGCCCCAAGACGGGGAACCGGCCGGGCTCGGCCTGCTACTTCGTGTAGAGCGCCCAGCGGGTCTCGCCGCCCATCTTCTTCACCAGATCCTCGGCCTCGCCGTAGTACATGCACCATGCCTGGCAGTGCTGCACGCACATGGGCATCTTCCCGGCTTCCGTGCGAGAAGCGCACATATCGCAAGCCTTGGTGAGAACGGGGAGCCAGGTCCACTCCCAACGCTCGGGTCCTTCCTTGCCCTCGTAGGCGTAGGGCCCGGTCTCGGTGAGCTTGATGCCGAACTCGCCCTTGGGCAGCCCGAGCTCCTTCTTGCAAGCCACCTCGCACGAATGGCAGCCGGTGCAGTACTCGTAGTTGATCAGAATCGCCTTGGTCATGATAGCCTCCTCCTTATGCTTGCATGGGCTGGTAGTCGTCGCGCCAGCCACCGAGTTGCGTGATCTGCTCTCCGGGCATGACGTCGCCGTCCTTTACCTTGTAGATACGGCAGCGCGTGCACTTGATGGGCGACCCGATGCCGCCGGGACCGGATTGGAAGTTGCGCGTGAGGTTGTTCACGTTGTAGTCGAAGCACCCGTGCAGGTGCGGCACGGCCCCCTCCTCCTCGGGCTTCCACCAACCGTGCTCGGCCGATAGGCAGTCGTCGGGAATGCCGGCGAACACCTCGGCCATCTGCTTGCAGCGCCCCTCGTCGTTCTCCATCCAGATCCAATCGCCGTCCTGCAGGCCGTATTCGGCGGCCGTTCCGGGCGACACCTTCACGCGCGGCTCGGGGTGGAACTCGCGCATCGTGGGCGCCTGGCGGTGCTCCGTATGGAAGAACTCGTAGGAGCGAGCGCCGTTTATCAGATAGAACGGGAACTTCTCCATGATCTCCGGGGTGGTCTCCCAGGTCTCGGGAGCAGGCGTGTACACCGGGTACGGCGGTATCCCCCACGATTGGAAGATGGTCGGCACCAGCTCGATGCGGCCGGAGGGCGTGTTGAACCCGACCTGGCCGTCGGGGCGCAGCATTCCCTTCTCGTGCTTGAAATAGGTTGCGTTCCATTCGTCGTAGGCATGGCCGCCCGCTTCGACCAGCTGGTCGAAGGTGTAAGGACACTTCGTGGTGACGGACGGGCCCCCGTCCTCGGTCACGGAGGTGTGGCC is from Gordonibacter urolithinfaciens and encodes:
- a CDS encoding MFS transporter, encoding MSEKSQGVHYAWWVMIGCFFLQAGALGAIMNAGGIFIVPVCNELGFDRGALALYLTFYFIATTATYPLVAKYLPKWDFRVFLTTCFLVLAATEAAMGIMNELWQWYAAGVVLGVAGALVFVVASTVLIENWFVAKRGTALGIAMCGSGIGGFFFPIFGNFLIETVGWRMAYPSIALAMCVIVLPFTLFVFRLHPSDMGLRPYGAEQGEAMAETRASEKGMPARKAIVTLAFVCVFLYAGIEALFSGYNNHLPGFAESIGYSAAFGAGILSMAQLGYSVATLVMGWVTDKIGVAASTYITLGVTAASLLGFSFLQAEVPLMACAFVFGMNSVIITISVPTLISELFGKKYFAQILSYSRMSGIIGCFGAAAVGACFDLTGSYIGSFFAGIAILAACAVLVGIALTQKKKLRAQWE
- a CDS encoding MFS transporter; the encoded protein is MSTDIDARSKKRAMLVFVGCCVMQACGLGTVLNSSSAFFAIVPAAVGVDMGVFAMWITCYGIAALFGTFFAGILIPKFGARIVISLDVVVTALCVVAFTFADASWTWQFMAIGAVMGLTGGMYFLYATPLLMGAWFGKKVLGRYLGIAQLMSGVGGALFPLVFTSLSTVMGWQSAYYLNAILLLCILFFSLTVFCEDPAKIGLHAFGAEEDEMGESKSLPGVPLKFALPTLAFVLLFLGCMLSAFPGSFNSFVQANAVEVLGPEALIFSSTLMIALQVGYIIASLVGGILVDKIGVRWLTVILYAILIVCYVSFSMASTELALMVTAFFFGMNNAIVTISVPMLAREHFGMKAYDKILSYCMMGVGLCGSMGAPVIGIIFDMTKTYSGSFLVGAVIAVVAIAIILLSFVPAKKVREAHWEA
- a CDS encoding 4Fe-4S dicluster domain-containing protein, yielding MTKAILINYEYCTGCHSCEVACKKELGLPKGEFGIKLTETGPYAYEGKEGPERWEWTWLPVLTKACDMCASRTEAGKMPMCVQHCQAWCMYYGEAEDLVKKMGGETRWALYTK